A single window of Sphingobacterium sp. ML3W DNA harbors:
- a CDS encoding SusC/RagA family TonB-linked outer membrane protein, with product MKLTFFMLIASVLGSYASSNAQGIHMNVSNSKIETVLKNITQQTGVRFIYETGILNDLKTTISLKNETLEHVLKKVFANSDFKYTIFDQSVVIKKREHIKNNTEQSLEIIVTGKVLDETGATIAGVSVTESGTANATQTDFEGNFRLKLTKSNALIVFSMVGYEEQKIENSNARLNVVLKKSSAAIEEVVVVGYGTQKKASVVGAVQTVKVDDLRVPSANLSTGFAGRLAGVVAVQRSGEPGADGADFWIRGISTFSGMTSPLIVIDGVRASSGDLNTLDPEVIESFSILKDATATALYGTRGANGVMIVTTKSGRDLDKPIINGRFETTYTSPTTVPEFVNGVNYMTLFNEAVTTRKTGEILYPIDKIDGTNRGLNPYLFPDVNWYNELFKKGALNQNVNFSVRGGGKKMDYFSNVSYNGESGMLQNVKDFSYDNNIKINRYVLQNNINVYLTSTTKATVKVNAQLRDYHGPHTGANDLFGLIMQANPVDFPIRFPQDSEYSYIKWGGRSGGAFNNGFRNPYAEMVRGYSDNFQSTVMGNIELNQKLDFFTKGLSASGLFSFKNWSSTNTTRSGGYNQFEVADYSWNSDHSAIENYDLRRVGAEQVTTLNTNTSSSGDRQIYLQGMINYDRTFANVHNVTGMILYNQEEYNVNNPSGLIQSLPKRKQGIAGRMTYAYDYKYLAEVNFGYNGTENFAKGHRFGFFP from the coding sequence ATGAAATTAACTTTTTTTATGTTGATTGCTTCAGTTTTGGGTTCTTATGCATCTTCTAATGCACAGGGAATCCATATGAATGTATCTAACTCGAAAATAGAAACCGTTTTAAAGAATATAACCCAACAGACAGGTGTTAGGTTTATCTATGAAACAGGAATATTAAATGATCTTAAAACAACTATTTCTTTAAAAAATGAAACATTAGAACATGTGCTCAAAAAAGTGTTCGCAAATAGTGATTTTAAATATACAATATTTGATCAATCTGTTGTTATCAAAAAACGAGAGCATATTAAAAACAACACTGAACAGTCTCTAGAAATTATCGTAACTGGTAAAGTTTTAGACGAAACTGGAGCAACGATAGCAGGAGTGAGCGTTACTGAATCGGGAACTGCAAATGCAACACAAACAGATTTTGAAGGGAATTTTCGCCTTAAATTAACCAAATCCAATGCCCTCATTGTATTTTCAATGGTGGGATATGAAGAGCAGAAAATAGAGAACAGTAATGCAAGATTGAATGTGGTACTTAAAAAATCTTCTGCTGCTATTGAGGAAGTGGTCGTCGTAGGTTATGGTACTCAAAAGAAAGCCAGTGTGGTTGGAGCAGTACAGACGGTAAAAGTAGATGATCTACGTGTACCTAGTGCTAATTTATCTACTGGTTTTGCTGGAAGATTAGCAGGAGTTGTGGCTGTACAAAGATCCGGAGAACCAGGTGCTGATGGTGCTGATTTTTGGATTAGGGGGATATCCACTTTCAGTGGTATGACATCTCCATTGATCGTGATCGACGGAGTCCGTGCAAGTTCCGGAGACTTGAATACATTGGATCCTGAAGTGATTGAAAGCTTTTCTATTTTGAAAGATGCAACTGCAACAGCACTTTATGGTACAAGAGGGGCTAATGGGGTTATGATTGTGACTACTAAATCTGGCCGTGACTTGGATAAACCAATTATTAATGGACGATTTGAAACCACTTATACATCTCCTACAACGGTTCCCGAATTTGTGAATGGTGTAAATTATATGACACTGTTCAATGAAGCAGTAACCACTAGGAAAACTGGTGAAATCTTATATCCCATTGATAAAATCGATGGGACGAATCGTGGCCTAAACCCTTATTTATTTCCTGACGTAAATTGGTACAATGAGTTGTTTAAAAAAGGTGCATTGAATCAAAATGTCAATTTTAGTGTGCGAGGTGGTGGAAAAAAGATGGATTATTTTAGTAATGTATCTTATAATGGTGAATCTGGTATGCTCCAGAATGTAAAGGACTTTTCATACGATAATAATATCAAAATCAATCGATATGTCCTGCAAAATAACATTAATGTCTACCTGACGTCAACGACCAAAGCAACGGTTAAGGTTAATGCACAATTACGAGATTATCATGGACCCCATACGGGTGCTAATGATTTGTTTGGGTTGATTATGCAAGCTAACCCTGTGGATTTTCCAATTCGATTTCCACAAGATTCTGAATATAGCTATATCAAATGGGGAGGAAGAAGTGGTGGAGCATTTAACAATGGTTTTCGAAATCCATATGCTGAAATGGTAAGAGGATATTCCGACAATTTTCAAAGTACGGTAATGGGTAATATTGAATTGAATCAAAAATTGGACTTTTTTACCAAAGGATTGTCTGCTAGTGGATTATTTTCTTTTAAGAACTGGAGCTCGACAAATACCACACGGTCGGGGGGGTATAATCAATTTGAAGTAGCCGATTACAGTTGGAATAGTGATCATTCGGCTATAGAAAACTATGATTTGCGTCGTGTTGGTGCTGAACAGGTGACCACCTTAAATACCAATACAAGTTCTTCGGGTGATCGACAGATCTATTTGCAGGGTATGATAAACTATGATCGAACGTTTGCAAATGTTCACAATGTGACAGGGATGATACTTTATAATCAAGAAGAGTATAATGTAAATAACCCTTCTGGATTAATTCAGTCTTTACCAAAACGGAAACAGGGTATCGCTGGAAGGATGACTTATGCTTATGACTATAAATATTTAGCTGAGGTAAATTTTGGTTATAATGGTACTGAAAATTTTGCAAAAGGCCATCGCTTTGGTTTTTTTCCATAA
- a CDS encoding FecR family protein gives MIEDDKILLAELSALVLRGVPLTVEQELVLARLAINYPEADAMVKRMAKNRTIETHIDFRKLDLDKEWSDFNSKRSLKSKKVKQIKWKRIISAAASIVLIASFYMWINGNEEEKYIIKDEYYGQKNDILPGDTLAILEIEGDERFILGKESTDDILRLTGNKEGEIKSNLKHKVIIPNRSVYHMVLSDGTKVWLNSESNLEYFVNFSTNERRVILQGEAYFDVASDSKRPFIVEANQMTMQAVGTAFNVTAYSKESKVVLTEGKLKVNSKSQEVQIDAGKQVEIKNNLLLVENVPDMEGTKAWMNGYFYFDNKALQQIMEEVSRWYGVELQYHGDISNKKYQGGIKKDVTLAKLCAVLTELTGYQFKINEKKLIINNLN, from the coding sequence ATGATAGAAGACGATAAAATATTATTAGCCGAATTGTCAGCATTAGTACTTCGTGGAGTTCCGCTTACGGTAGAACAGGAATTGGTTTTGGCCCGATTAGCCATAAATTACCCTGAAGCTGATGCTATGGTTAAAAGGATGGCAAAAAATAGAACAATAGAAACACATATAGACTTTAGAAAATTAGACTTAGATAAAGAATGGTCTGATTTTAATTCGAAACGAAGTTTAAAGAGTAAAAAGGTCAAACAAATTAAATGGAAACGAATTATTTCTGCTGCTGCTTCTATCGTATTAATAGCGAGTTTTTACATGTGGATAAATGGTAATGAAGAGGAAAAGTATATCATAAAAGATGAGTATTACGGGCAAAAAAATGATATTCTGCCAGGTGATACATTAGCTATTTTAGAGATTGAAGGGGATGAACGGTTTATATTGGGAAAAGAGAGTACGGATGATATACTGAGGTTAACGGGAAATAAAGAGGGGGAAATAAAATCCAATTTGAAGCACAAAGTAATAATTCCAAACAGATCGGTGTATCACATGGTTTTGAGTGATGGTACTAAGGTGTGGTTGAATTCAGAATCTAATCTCGAATATTTTGTAAATTTCAGCACAAACGAAAGACGTGTGATACTGCAAGGAGAGGCTTATTTTGACGTAGCTAGTGATTCTAAAAGACCCTTTATAGTTGAAGCTAATCAGATGACTATGCAAGCTGTAGGGACTGCTTTTAATGTGACAGCTTATTCGAAAGAATCAAAAGTTGTTCTAACAGAAGGTAAGTTAAAGGTTAACAGTAAATCTCAAGAAGTTCAAATTGATGCAGGAAAACAAGTTGAAATTAAAAATAATTTATTGCTAGTGGAAAATGTACCTGACATGGAGGGTACAAAGGCATGGATGAATGGTTATTTTTATTTTGATAATAAAGCACTTCAACAGATAATGGAAGAAGTTAGTCGTTGGTACGGTGTGGAGTTACAATATCATGGAGATATTTCTAATAAGAAATATCAAGGTGGAATAAAAAAGGATGTGACACTTGCTAAATTATGTGCAGTATTAACGGAATTGACTGGTTACCAGTTTAAAATAAATGAAAAGAAGCTAATTATAAACAACCTAAATTAA